From the genome of Tachysurus vachellii isolate PV-2020 chromosome 2, HZAU_Pvac_v1, whole genome shotgun sequence, one region includes:
- the eef2k gene encoding eukaryotic elongation factor 2 kinase isoform X4 — protein MAEEELMFTMEEVDSLKRPSVRRTVSSGHDSTVDDEEDDFYICPITDDPISPTKGICDYLHDLVHQKQLSNSLPKNSFSYKAAWKHAIEKAKAMPDPWAEFHLEDVETEPCIRYRYSAITGEWVQDQVFIKMSSQPFGKGAMRECFRTKKLSNFSHSSNWKSASNYVAKRYMETVDRDVYFEDVRLQMEAKLWGEEYNRHRPPKQVDIMQMCVVEITSRPGKPLFHLEHYIEGQYIKYNSNSGFVRDDNIRLTPQAFSHFTFERSGHQLIVVDIQGVGDLYTDPQIHTEKGTDFGDGNLGVRGMALFFHSHLCNKICKSMGLTPFDLAPAESAQLDCTNKLLESAQTVLRGSEEHCGSPRVRTTSFTHGPPLLSRLSETSSADENMSDADSVPCSPLSLGAFAGRSPLDDADRNNWNRKDSESGGDSGYPSEKRSEGDPGEHHDRLTEEKWSFFHSSRAHVHRPSCVAVEVERLNSQFLERKIGKSILGKVHLAMVRYHEAGRFCEKDAPWDQNSAVYHLERAAMCGELEAIVALGQLYLQLPHHVLPEMELQDNDENRKKGFHLLLQAAEAGDRPSMILVARAFDTGVNLPPNRTQDWEEAVQWYECALNMTDYDEGGEFDGMQDEPRYLLLARVAEMYQEGRFGLNADPQRAGDLFTEAADAAMEAMKGRLANQYYMKAEEAWSAMEE, from the exons ATGGCAGAAGAAGAACTCATGTTCACAATGGAGGAGGTGGACAGTCTGAAAAGACCTTCTGTGAGAAGGACTGTGTCTTCAGGTCATGACAGCACGGTcgatgatgaggaagatgatTTCTACATCTGCCCCATCACCGATGATCCCATCAGTCCGACGAAAGGCATCTGTGATTACCTTCATGACCTCGTCCACCAGAAACAACTCTCTAACTCGTTGCCCAAGAACTCTTTCAGCTACAAG GCTGCTTGGAAACATGCTATTGAGAAAGCAAAGGCTATGCCAGACCCCTGGGCCGAGTTTCACCTAGAAGACGTTGAAACGGAGCCTTGCATTCGTTACAG GTACAGTGCCATTACTGGCGAATGGGTGCAGGACCAAGTCTTCATCAAGATGTCCTCTCAg CCCTTTGGAAAAGGCGCCATGAGAGAGTGTTTCCGAAC AAAAAAGTTGTCGAACTTCTCGCATAGCAGCAACTGGAAATCAGCCTCCAACTACGTTGCTAAGCGCTACATGGAGACGGTGGACAGAGATGTTTATTTTGAGGATGTCAGATTACAAATGGAAGCTAAATTATGGGGTGAAGAGTATAATCGCCACAGGCCTCCAAAGCag GTTGACATCATGCAGATGTGTGTTGTGGAAATTACCTCACGCCCGGGGAAACCACTTTTCCACCTGGAGCACTACATCGAGGGACAATACATCAAGTACAACTCGAACTCTGGCTTTGTGAGGGATGATAACATACGTCTCACTCCTCAG GCTTTCAGTCACTTTACGTTCGAACGCTCGGGACACCAGCTGATAGTCGTGGACATTCAGGGTGTCGGAGATCTCTACACAGACCCTCAGATCCACACAGAGAAGGGCACTGACTTTGGTGATGGAAATTTGG GTGTACGAGGCATGGCCCTGTTCTTCCACTCGCACCTGTGTAACAAGATTTGTAAGAGTATGGGCCTCACACCGTTCGACCTGGCTCCTGCAGAAAGCGCTCAGCTGGACTGCACCAACAAGCTGCTG GAGTCAGCGCAAACCGTACTCCGTGGCTCTGAGGAACACTGCGGCTCTCCCAGGGTGCGCACTACCTCGTTTACCCACGGCCCCCCTCTATTGTCTCGTCTCTCGGAGACTTCCTCTGCTGACGAGAACATGAGCGATGCAGACTCCGTTCCTTGTTCACCCCTGAGTCTGGGGGCCTTCGCAGGCCGCTCTCCCTTGG ATGACGCAGACAGAAACAACTGGAATCGAAAG GACTCCGAGAGCGGCGGAGACAGCGGTTACCCAAGTGAGAAACGCAGCGAAGGAGACCCAGGAGAACACCATGACAGG CTAACAGAGGAAAAATGGAGTTTCTTCCATTCATCCCGTGCCCACGTTCACAGACCGTCCTGTGTGGCAGTCGAGGTGGAGAGACTGAATTCGCAGTTCCTTGAAAGGAAAATTGGGAAATCTATTCTGGGCAAG GTACATCTGGCCATGGTCCGATATCACGAAGCGGGTCGGTTCTGTGAAAAAGATGCACCATGGGACCAGAATTCTGCTGTGTATCATCTGGAGAGGGCAGCAATGTGTGGCGAGCTGGAGGCTATCGTAGCACTGGGGCAGTTATATCTGCAGCTGCCACATCATGTCCTACCTGAGATGGAACTGCAG GACAACGACGAGAACAGGAAGAAAGGTTTCCACCTGTTACTTCAGGCAGCTGAGGCTGGAGACAGACCCAGTATGATTTTAGTCGCCAGAGCGTTTGACACAGGAGTAAACCTCCCACCTAACAG GACACAGGACTGGGAGGAAGCGGTGCAGTGGTACGAGTGTGCGCTCAACATGACTGATTATGATGAGGGAGGAGAGTTTGATGGCATGCAGGATGAACCGCGCTACCTCCTTCTCGCTCGGGTGGCTGAGATGTACCAAGAGGGACGTTTCGGCCTCAATGCAGATCCTCAGAGAGCCG GCGATCTCTTCACCGAGGCAGCCGACGCAGCCATGGAAGCGATGAAGGGCAGACTGGCGAACCAGTACTACATGAAAGCTGAAGAAGCGTGGTCAGCTATGGAAGAGTAA
- the eef2k gene encoding eukaryotic elongation factor 2 kinase isoform X2, protein MAEEELMFTMEEVDSLKRPSVRRTVSSGHDSTVDDEEDDFYICPITDDPISPTKGICDYLHDLVHQKQLSNSLPKNSFSYKNKHETSPEVHSVRFGSLTEKGRAAWKHAIEKAKAMPDPWAEFHLEDVETEPCIRYRYSAITGEWVQDQVFIKMSSQPFGKGAMRECFRTKKLSNFSHSSNWKSASNYVAKRYMETVDRDVYFEDVRLQMEAKLWGEEYNRHRPPKQVDIMQMCVVEITSRPGKPLFHLEHYIEGQYIKYNSNSGFVRDDNIRLTPQAFSHFTFERSGHQLIVVDIQGVGDLYTDPQIHTEKGTDFGDGNLGVRGMALFFHSHLCNKICKSMGLTPFDLAPAESAQLDCTNKLLESAQTVLRGSEEHCGSPRVRTTSFTHGPPLLSRLSETSSADENMSDADSVPCSPLSLGAFAGRSPLDDADRNNWNRKDSESGGDSGYPSEKRSEGDPGEHHDRLTEEKWSFFHSSRAHVHRPSCVAVEVERLNSQFLERKIGKSILGKVHLAMVRYHEAGRFCEKDAPWDQNSAVYHLERAAMCGELEAIVALGQLYLQLPHHVLPEMELQDNDENRKKGFHLLLQAAEAGDRPSMILVARAFDTGVNLPPNRTQDWEEAVQWYECALNMTDYDEGGEFDGMQDEPRYLLLARVAEMYQEGRFGLNADPQRAGDLFTEAADAAMEAMKGRLANQYYMKAEEAWSAMEE, encoded by the exons ATGGCAGAAGAAGAACTCATGTTCACAATGGAGGAGGTGGACAGTCTGAAAAGACCTTCTGTGAGAAGGACTGTGTCTTCAGGTCATGACAGCACGGTcgatgatgaggaagatgatTTCTACATCTGCCCCATCACCGATGATCCCATCAGTCCGACGAAAGGCATCTGTGATTACCTTCATGACCTCGTCCACCAGAAACAACTCTCTAACTCGTTGCCCAAGAACTCTTTCAGCTACAAG AACAAACACGAAACATCTCCAGAGGTGCATTCGGTCAGGTTTGGTTCTTTAACTGAGAAAGGTCGG GCTGCTTGGAAACATGCTATTGAGAAAGCAAAGGCTATGCCAGACCCCTGGGCCGAGTTTCACCTAGAAGACGTTGAAACGGAGCCTTGCATTCGTTACAG GTACAGTGCCATTACTGGCGAATGGGTGCAGGACCAAGTCTTCATCAAGATGTCCTCTCAg CCCTTTGGAAAAGGCGCCATGAGAGAGTGTTTCCGAAC AAAAAAGTTGTCGAACTTCTCGCATAGCAGCAACTGGAAATCAGCCTCCAACTACGTTGCTAAGCGCTACATGGAGACGGTGGACAGAGATGTTTATTTTGAGGATGTCAGATTACAAATGGAAGCTAAATTATGGGGTGAAGAGTATAATCGCCACAGGCCTCCAAAGCag GTTGACATCATGCAGATGTGTGTTGTGGAAATTACCTCACGCCCGGGGAAACCACTTTTCCACCTGGAGCACTACATCGAGGGACAATACATCAAGTACAACTCGAACTCTGGCTTTGTGAGGGATGATAACATACGTCTCACTCCTCAG GCTTTCAGTCACTTTACGTTCGAACGCTCGGGACACCAGCTGATAGTCGTGGACATTCAGGGTGTCGGAGATCTCTACACAGACCCTCAGATCCACACAGAGAAGGGCACTGACTTTGGTGATGGAAATTTGG GTGTACGAGGCATGGCCCTGTTCTTCCACTCGCACCTGTGTAACAAGATTTGTAAGAGTATGGGCCTCACACCGTTCGACCTGGCTCCTGCAGAAAGCGCTCAGCTGGACTGCACCAACAAGCTGCTG GAGTCAGCGCAAACCGTACTCCGTGGCTCTGAGGAACACTGCGGCTCTCCCAGGGTGCGCACTACCTCGTTTACCCACGGCCCCCCTCTATTGTCTCGTCTCTCGGAGACTTCCTCTGCTGACGAGAACATGAGCGATGCAGACTCCGTTCCTTGTTCACCCCTGAGTCTGGGGGCCTTCGCAGGCCGCTCTCCCTTGG ATGACGCAGACAGAAACAACTGGAATCGAAAG GACTCCGAGAGCGGCGGAGACAGCGGTTACCCAAGTGAGAAACGCAGCGAAGGAGACCCAGGAGAACACCATGACAGG CTAACAGAGGAAAAATGGAGTTTCTTCCATTCATCCCGTGCCCACGTTCACAGACCGTCCTGTGTGGCAGTCGAGGTGGAGAGACTGAATTCGCAGTTCCTTGAAAGGAAAATTGGGAAATCTATTCTGGGCAAG GTACATCTGGCCATGGTCCGATATCACGAAGCGGGTCGGTTCTGTGAAAAAGATGCACCATGGGACCAGAATTCTGCTGTGTATCATCTGGAGAGGGCAGCAATGTGTGGCGAGCTGGAGGCTATCGTAGCACTGGGGCAGTTATATCTGCAGCTGCCACATCATGTCCTACCTGAGATGGAACTGCAG GACAACGACGAGAACAGGAAGAAAGGTTTCCACCTGTTACTTCAGGCAGCTGAGGCTGGAGACAGACCCAGTATGATTTTAGTCGCCAGAGCGTTTGACACAGGAGTAAACCTCCCACCTAACAG GACACAGGACTGGGAGGAAGCGGTGCAGTGGTACGAGTGTGCGCTCAACATGACTGATTATGATGAGGGAGGAGAGTTTGATGGCATGCAGGATGAACCGCGCTACCTCCTTCTCGCTCGGGTGGCTGAGATGTACCAAGAGGGACGTTTCGGCCTCAATGCAGATCCTCAGAGAGCCG GCGATCTCTTCACCGAGGCAGCCGACGCAGCCATGGAAGCGATGAAGGGCAGACTGGCGAACCAGTACTACATGAAAGCTGAAGAAGCGTGGTCAGCTATGGAAGAGTAA
- the eef2k gene encoding eukaryotic elongation factor 2 kinase isoform X3, which yields MAEEELMFTMEEVDSLKRPSVRRTVSSGHDSTVDDEEDDFYICPITDDPISPTKGICDYLHDLVHQKQLSNSLPKNSFSYKAAWKHAIEKAKAMPDPWAEFHLEDVETEPCIRYRYSAITGEWVQDQVFIKMSSQPFGKGAMRECFRTKKLSNFSHSSNWKSASNYVAKRYMETVDRDVYFEDVRLQMEAKLWGEEYNRHRPPKQVDIMQMCVVEITSRPGKPLFHLEHYIEGQYIKYNSNSGFVRDDNIRLTPQAFSHFTFERSGHQLIVVDIQGVGDLYTDPQIHTEKGTDFGDGNLGVRGMALFFHSHLCNKICKSMGLTPFDLAPAESAQLDCTNKLLESAQTVLRGSEEHCGSPRVRTTSFTHGPPLLSRLSETSSADENMSDADSVPCSPLSLGAFAGRSPLDDADRNNWNRKDSESGGDSGYPSEKRSEGDPGEHHDRARPFYNRHYSESDEDSVRRLTEEKWSFFHSSRAHVHRPSCVAVEVERLNSQFLERKIGKSILGKVHLAMVRYHEAGRFCEKDAPWDQNSAVYHLERAAMCGELEAIVALGQLYLQLPHHVLPEMELQDNDENRKKGFHLLLQAAEAGDRPSMILVARAFDTGVNLPPNRTQDWEEAVQWYECALNMTDYDEGGEFDGMQDEPRYLLLARVAEMYQEGRFGLNADPQRAGDLFTEAADAAMEAMKGRLANQYYMKAEEAWSAMEE from the exons ATGGCAGAAGAAGAACTCATGTTCACAATGGAGGAGGTGGACAGTCTGAAAAGACCTTCTGTGAGAAGGACTGTGTCTTCAGGTCATGACAGCACGGTcgatgatgaggaagatgatTTCTACATCTGCCCCATCACCGATGATCCCATCAGTCCGACGAAAGGCATCTGTGATTACCTTCATGACCTCGTCCACCAGAAACAACTCTCTAACTCGTTGCCCAAGAACTCTTTCAGCTACAAG GCTGCTTGGAAACATGCTATTGAGAAAGCAAAGGCTATGCCAGACCCCTGGGCCGAGTTTCACCTAGAAGACGTTGAAACGGAGCCTTGCATTCGTTACAG GTACAGTGCCATTACTGGCGAATGGGTGCAGGACCAAGTCTTCATCAAGATGTCCTCTCAg CCCTTTGGAAAAGGCGCCATGAGAGAGTGTTTCCGAAC AAAAAAGTTGTCGAACTTCTCGCATAGCAGCAACTGGAAATCAGCCTCCAACTACGTTGCTAAGCGCTACATGGAGACGGTGGACAGAGATGTTTATTTTGAGGATGTCAGATTACAAATGGAAGCTAAATTATGGGGTGAAGAGTATAATCGCCACAGGCCTCCAAAGCag GTTGACATCATGCAGATGTGTGTTGTGGAAATTACCTCACGCCCGGGGAAACCACTTTTCCACCTGGAGCACTACATCGAGGGACAATACATCAAGTACAACTCGAACTCTGGCTTTGTGAGGGATGATAACATACGTCTCACTCCTCAG GCTTTCAGTCACTTTACGTTCGAACGCTCGGGACACCAGCTGATAGTCGTGGACATTCAGGGTGTCGGAGATCTCTACACAGACCCTCAGATCCACACAGAGAAGGGCACTGACTTTGGTGATGGAAATTTGG GTGTACGAGGCATGGCCCTGTTCTTCCACTCGCACCTGTGTAACAAGATTTGTAAGAGTATGGGCCTCACACCGTTCGACCTGGCTCCTGCAGAAAGCGCTCAGCTGGACTGCACCAACAAGCTGCTG GAGTCAGCGCAAACCGTACTCCGTGGCTCTGAGGAACACTGCGGCTCTCCCAGGGTGCGCACTACCTCGTTTACCCACGGCCCCCCTCTATTGTCTCGTCTCTCGGAGACTTCCTCTGCTGACGAGAACATGAGCGATGCAGACTCCGTTCCTTGTTCACCCCTGAGTCTGGGGGCCTTCGCAGGCCGCTCTCCCTTGG ATGACGCAGACAGAAACAACTGGAATCGAAAG GACTCCGAGAGCGGCGGAGACAGCGGTTACCCAAGTGAGAAACGCAGCGAAGGAGACCCAGGAGAACACCATGACAGG GCTCGACCTTTCTACAACAGGCATTACTCCGAATCGGATGAAGACAGCGTCCGTCGG CTAACAGAGGAAAAATGGAGTTTCTTCCATTCATCCCGTGCCCACGTTCACAGACCGTCCTGTGTGGCAGTCGAGGTGGAGAGACTGAATTCGCAGTTCCTTGAAAGGAAAATTGGGAAATCTATTCTGGGCAAG GTACATCTGGCCATGGTCCGATATCACGAAGCGGGTCGGTTCTGTGAAAAAGATGCACCATGGGACCAGAATTCTGCTGTGTATCATCTGGAGAGGGCAGCAATGTGTGGCGAGCTGGAGGCTATCGTAGCACTGGGGCAGTTATATCTGCAGCTGCCACATCATGTCCTACCTGAGATGGAACTGCAG GACAACGACGAGAACAGGAAGAAAGGTTTCCACCTGTTACTTCAGGCAGCTGAGGCTGGAGACAGACCCAGTATGATTTTAGTCGCCAGAGCGTTTGACACAGGAGTAAACCTCCCACCTAACAG GACACAGGACTGGGAGGAAGCGGTGCAGTGGTACGAGTGTGCGCTCAACATGACTGATTATGATGAGGGAGGAGAGTTTGATGGCATGCAGGATGAACCGCGCTACCTCCTTCTCGCTCGGGTGGCTGAGATGTACCAAGAGGGACGTTTCGGCCTCAATGCAGATCCTCAGAGAGCCG GCGATCTCTTCACCGAGGCAGCCGACGCAGCCATGGAAGCGATGAAGGGCAGACTGGCGAACCAGTACTACATGAAAGCTGAAGAAGCGTGGTCAGCTATGGAAGAGTAA
- the eef2k gene encoding eukaryotic elongation factor 2 kinase isoform X1 — protein sequence MAEEELMFTMEEVDSLKRPSVRRTVSSGHDSTVDDEEDDFYICPITDDPISPTKGICDYLHDLVHQKQLSNSLPKNSFSYKNKHETSPEVHSVRFGSLTEKGRAAWKHAIEKAKAMPDPWAEFHLEDVETEPCIRYRYSAITGEWVQDQVFIKMSSQPFGKGAMRECFRTKKLSNFSHSSNWKSASNYVAKRYMETVDRDVYFEDVRLQMEAKLWGEEYNRHRPPKQVDIMQMCVVEITSRPGKPLFHLEHYIEGQYIKYNSNSGFVRDDNIRLTPQAFSHFTFERSGHQLIVVDIQGVGDLYTDPQIHTEKGTDFGDGNLGVRGMALFFHSHLCNKICKSMGLTPFDLAPAESAQLDCTNKLLESAQTVLRGSEEHCGSPRVRTTSFTHGPPLLSRLSETSSADENMSDADSVPCSPLSLGAFAGRSPLDDADRNNWNRKDSESGGDSGYPSEKRSEGDPGEHHDRARPFYNRHYSESDEDSVRRLTEEKWSFFHSSRAHVHRPSCVAVEVERLNSQFLERKIGKSILGKVHLAMVRYHEAGRFCEKDAPWDQNSAVYHLERAAMCGELEAIVALGQLYLQLPHHVLPEMELQDNDENRKKGFHLLLQAAEAGDRPSMILVARAFDTGVNLPPNRTQDWEEAVQWYECALNMTDYDEGGEFDGMQDEPRYLLLARVAEMYQEGRFGLNADPQRAGDLFTEAADAAMEAMKGRLANQYYMKAEEAWSAMEE from the exons ATGGCAGAAGAAGAACTCATGTTCACAATGGAGGAGGTGGACAGTCTGAAAAGACCTTCTGTGAGAAGGACTGTGTCTTCAGGTCATGACAGCACGGTcgatgatgaggaagatgatTTCTACATCTGCCCCATCACCGATGATCCCATCAGTCCGACGAAAGGCATCTGTGATTACCTTCATGACCTCGTCCACCAGAAACAACTCTCTAACTCGTTGCCCAAGAACTCTTTCAGCTACAAG AACAAACACGAAACATCTCCAGAGGTGCATTCGGTCAGGTTTGGTTCTTTAACTGAGAAAGGTCGG GCTGCTTGGAAACATGCTATTGAGAAAGCAAAGGCTATGCCAGACCCCTGGGCCGAGTTTCACCTAGAAGACGTTGAAACGGAGCCTTGCATTCGTTACAG GTACAGTGCCATTACTGGCGAATGGGTGCAGGACCAAGTCTTCATCAAGATGTCCTCTCAg CCCTTTGGAAAAGGCGCCATGAGAGAGTGTTTCCGAAC AAAAAAGTTGTCGAACTTCTCGCATAGCAGCAACTGGAAATCAGCCTCCAACTACGTTGCTAAGCGCTACATGGAGACGGTGGACAGAGATGTTTATTTTGAGGATGTCAGATTACAAATGGAAGCTAAATTATGGGGTGAAGAGTATAATCGCCACAGGCCTCCAAAGCag GTTGACATCATGCAGATGTGTGTTGTGGAAATTACCTCACGCCCGGGGAAACCACTTTTCCACCTGGAGCACTACATCGAGGGACAATACATCAAGTACAACTCGAACTCTGGCTTTGTGAGGGATGATAACATACGTCTCACTCCTCAG GCTTTCAGTCACTTTACGTTCGAACGCTCGGGACACCAGCTGATAGTCGTGGACATTCAGGGTGTCGGAGATCTCTACACAGACCCTCAGATCCACACAGAGAAGGGCACTGACTTTGGTGATGGAAATTTGG GTGTACGAGGCATGGCCCTGTTCTTCCACTCGCACCTGTGTAACAAGATTTGTAAGAGTATGGGCCTCACACCGTTCGACCTGGCTCCTGCAGAAAGCGCTCAGCTGGACTGCACCAACAAGCTGCTG GAGTCAGCGCAAACCGTACTCCGTGGCTCTGAGGAACACTGCGGCTCTCCCAGGGTGCGCACTACCTCGTTTACCCACGGCCCCCCTCTATTGTCTCGTCTCTCGGAGACTTCCTCTGCTGACGAGAACATGAGCGATGCAGACTCCGTTCCTTGTTCACCCCTGAGTCTGGGGGCCTTCGCAGGCCGCTCTCCCTTGG ATGACGCAGACAGAAACAACTGGAATCGAAAG GACTCCGAGAGCGGCGGAGACAGCGGTTACCCAAGTGAGAAACGCAGCGAAGGAGACCCAGGAGAACACCATGACAGG GCTCGACCTTTCTACAACAGGCATTACTCCGAATCGGATGAAGACAGCGTCCGTCGG CTAACAGAGGAAAAATGGAGTTTCTTCCATTCATCCCGTGCCCACGTTCACAGACCGTCCTGTGTGGCAGTCGAGGTGGAGAGACTGAATTCGCAGTTCCTTGAAAGGAAAATTGGGAAATCTATTCTGGGCAAG GTACATCTGGCCATGGTCCGATATCACGAAGCGGGTCGGTTCTGTGAAAAAGATGCACCATGGGACCAGAATTCTGCTGTGTATCATCTGGAGAGGGCAGCAATGTGTGGCGAGCTGGAGGCTATCGTAGCACTGGGGCAGTTATATCTGCAGCTGCCACATCATGTCCTACCTGAGATGGAACTGCAG GACAACGACGAGAACAGGAAGAAAGGTTTCCACCTGTTACTTCAGGCAGCTGAGGCTGGAGACAGACCCAGTATGATTTTAGTCGCCAGAGCGTTTGACACAGGAGTAAACCTCCCACCTAACAG GACACAGGACTGGGAGGAAGCGGTGCAGTGGTACGAGTGTGCGCTCAACATGACTGATTATGATGAGGGAGGAGAGTTTGATGGCATGCAGGATGAACCGCGCTACCTCCTTCTCGCTCGGGTGGCTGAGATGTACCAAGAGGGACGTTTCGGCCTCAATGCAGATCCTCAGAGAGCCG GCGATCTCTTCACCGAGGCAGCCGACGCAGCCATGGAAGCGATGAAGGGCAGACTGGCGAACCAGTACTACATGAAAGCTGAAGAAGCGTGGTCAGCTATGGAAGAGTAA